The window CGGATGCTTACCGCTGCTTAAAGCCTTTAAACGGGGTTAAGGCTGAAGCAGTATTGAGTCGTGCTTTAAAGACCTACAGCAAGGTAGGGCTTAGAAGGAAGGGAGGTAAAGCCGTTGACGAAGCCTAGTTTAAGCGTTAGGGTTAATAAGCTAAACGTTAAGCTGGGAAGCGTTAAGCAAGAAGTATTTGAGGTAGCAGTTGAAGCACCCGTTTCCTTAAGCGTTAACGGTAAGTACCTAAGGACCTTGGTGGCTACCCCCATTATGCTTACTGAGCTAGCCCTAGGGCATTTATACAGCGAGGGGATAATAGACTCCTTAAGCGACGTGAAGGACGTAATCGTTAAGGAGTTAAGCGTCGACGTCCACCTGTTTAAAGACGTAAATACAAAGATTTTAGCAGCTCTTACAACGAGGGTTACGACAACCGCTTGCGGCTCGGCTGAAACCTCCTTTTTAAGCCTTTTGGATAGGATTAAAAAGCCCATCGTTCTATCAAGTCTCACCGTAGACCCTAACATAATACCTAAAGCGGTTTTAAAGCTTAACGAGGTCGGCGTCCTTTACAAGGCTACTAAAGCCACGCATTCAGCCGTAATACTTAGTACGGATGGTAACCTCGTAGCGGTAGCGGAGGACGTAGGAAGGCATAACGCGGTGGATAAAGCGATAGGCTTAACCCTTCTAAAAAAGGTTAACCTATCAGGATGTATATTAGTATGCTCCGGTAGGCCTACGGCGGACATGACGTTGAAAGCGGCTAGGGCTGGCATACCGGTCGTTCTATCCTTATCGTTACCGACAGATTTGAGTATTAAGATAGCTGAAGAAACAGGGGTTACATTGGCATCGGTTAGGGGGCGGGACTTAACCATTTACGCGCATCCTGAAAGGTTGCTTAAAAGCTTAATTCGTAAGCCATATGACCTAAGTACTAACCGGTGTTGAGGAGTATGCCTAAACCCTTTACGCTAGCGGTGTTCGGCTTTAAGAATAGCGGTAAAACAAGCCTTGTAGAGTGGTTAGTTTCTAACCTGGTTAAGGAGGGGTTTAAGGTTGCTACCTTTAAGCATATACATCATCCGGGCTTCACTATCGACACTAAGGGCACTGATACTTGGAGGCATGCTAAAGCTGGAGCTAACCCTGTAGTTAGTGTATCTGATGGTGAGGTGGCTTTAATATTAAAGCGGCCCACCCCGATGATGGGTTTAAGCGGCCTATTGACGTTAATTAAGGGCTTCGACGTCGATATCGTCATGTTTGAAGGTTTTCATAGGGTATTGGGGGGAAG is drawn from Candidatus Nezhaarchaeales archaeon and contains these coding sequences:
- the fdhD gene encoding formate dehydrogenase accessory sulfurtransferase FdhD, which produces MTKPSLSVRVNKLNVKLGSVKQEVFEVAVEAPVSLSVNGKYLRTLVATPIMLTELALGHLYSEGIIDSLSDVKDVIVKELSVDVHLFKDVNTKILAALTTRVTTTACGSAETSFLSLLDRIKKPIVLSSLTVDPNIIPKAVLKLNEVGVLYKATKATHSAVILSTDGNLVAVAEDVGRHNAVDKAIGLTLLKKVNLSGCILVCSGRPTADMTLKAARAGIPVVLSLSLPTDLSIKIAEETGVTLASVRGRDLTIYAHPERLLKSLIRKPYDLSTNRC
- the mobB gene encoding molybdopterin-guanine dinucleotide biosynthesis protein B; protein product: MLRSMPKPFTLAVFGFKNSGKTSLVEWLVSNLVKEGFKVATFKHIHHPGFTIDTKGTDTWRHAKAGANPVVSVSDGEVALILKRPTPMMGLSGLLTLIKGFDVDIVMFEGFHRVLGGSKEVYKILIARSQQELENLIPETEQPIIALVASFQPKPGLNLPAPLIMSDNKQVLLAIVKQAYLNYKAAKY